One Fibrobacter sp. UWR2 DNA segment encodes these proteins:
- a CDS encoding HNH endonuclease: protein MIDKVLPGHQYILMGTYSAITITVMAQTKMLYDFFCLFCEVEIDKKNALTSFKTKCEFRMNSEMRDNISLFIKNNIFAYPQLQSLGRWLHLVENGDVFYFLPRLQKPEILEKLKEQLLRENLKGFIDNEKDVKIMKSAIEENYEIRMFDEKTLPIGESDKSKRKCIFCDCDNPANYKQKAHAISESLGNKNLVQNEECDSCNNFFGSDIEAEFAKFLAFFRCMFKVKGKNGVPQKEGHFGVSDNEFTFNGSIWTQTDNTLSIVSDVPEKIVPQKLYKALVKFAISLIGNGFRDELVDTISWLKGGWADENELPKIALSCQHPLAKDHPWAICYIRKNENQSLPKFVLEFHFLFFVFVVIIPYVKDETTNFALDENYKRGCKINCVTIHPQ, encoded by the coding sequence ATGATTGATAAAGTTCTTCCCGGTCATCAATATATTCTAATGGGAACATATTCTGCCATAACGATTACCGTTATGGCTCAAACAAAAATGTTATATGATTTCTTTTGCCTATTTTGTGAGGTTGAAATAGACAAAAAGAATGCGCTGACTTCGTTTAAAACAAAATGCGAATTTCGAATGAATTCTGAGATGCGAGATAACATATCGTTATTTATAAAAAATAACATTTTTGCGTATCCGCAACTTCAATCTTTGGGGAGATGGTTGCATCTTGTTGAAAATGGTGACGTCTTTTATTTCCTCCCTCGTCTGCAAAAGCCAGAAATATTGGAAAAGTTGAAAGAACAGCTTTTGCGTGAAAATTTAAAAGGTTTTATAGATAATGAAAAAGATGTGAAAATAATGAAGTCCGCTATAGAGGAAAATTATGAAATTCGAATGTTTGACGAGAAAACATTGCCGATAGGAGAATCTGATAAGAGTAAAAGAAAATGTATCTTTTGTGATTGCGATAATCCGGCAAATTATAAGCAGAAGGCTCATGCTATTTCAGAGAGTTTGGGAAACAAGAATCTTGTGCAAAATGAAGAATGTGATTCGTGCAATAATTTCTTTGGCAGTGACATCGAGGCAGAATTTGCAAAATTCCTTGCGTTCTTCCGATGCATGTTTAAAGTAAAAGGAAAAAATGGGGTGCCTCAAAAAGAAGGTCATTTTGGAGTGTCTGATAATGAATTTACCTTTAACGGTTCTATTTGGACTCAAACAGATAATACATTATCAATAGTGAGTGATGTTCCTGAAAAAATTGTTCCACAAAAATTGTACAAAGCCTTGGTTAAATTTGCGATTTCGTTGATAGGGAATGGTTTTAGAGATGAATTGGTAGATACCATAAGTTGGCTAAAGGGTGGGTGGGCCGATGAAAACGAGTTGCCGAAAATTGCACTTTCGTGTCAACACCCTCTAGCAAAAGATCATCCTTGGGCTATATGTTATATTCGAAAAAATGAGAATCAATCTTTGCCAAAATTTGTGTTAGAATTTCATTTTTTATTTTTTGTTTTTGTTGTTATAATACCCTATGTGAAGGATGAAACGACAAATTTTGCGTTAGATGAAAATTATAAACGAGGCTGTAAAATAAACTGTGTCACAATCCACCCCCAATAA
- a CDS encoding YiiX/YebB-like N1pC/P60 family cysteine hydrolase — MYYLDTSKTQKCDILLTTTTHFPSKVIRLGTGSDISHASLLVDPHVLIDSTGEGIQSRNIERLEYEDECSIHLMRLKETITDDEKMQIENFARERIGQRYNTSQAFMAGLRQRGIIKNGPEEKGMFCSRLVAEAFESVGIKLVKDSQYCTPADLLHSPMLEEIHDISRIVPNEGFISVKKHGRDFDQEMRDKTNKLLESVRKIDPKIETLNDIDWFLINNPEQDNAILTAFEESGYLTHEDEIFEATQYLYDPTLYMAYFQGNSKHHCLTVSLVEDTSRFDVCLGGYIEYVKQYGLKTFEALRKLYEKLVDHAQRRKLCALTVLNTLTSSNFKLFDVEDVDEDENEISLSDCFNGVVVTVDIDRQQYQDLVNDGIREGSCVCAEVTQTSSCGYGLVKIIKIK; from the coding sequence ATGTATTACCTGGATACTTCAAAAACTCAGAAATGCGACATTCTTTTGACGACAACAACTCATTTCCCCAGTAAAGTCATTCGATTGGGTACGGGGAGCGATATATCGCATGCTTCATTACTTGTTGATCCTCATGTGTTAATTGACTCTACAGGAGAAGGAATTCAATCAAGGAATATTGAACGGCTTGAATATGAAGATGAATGCTCAATTCATCTAATGCGATTAAAAGAAACTATTACAGATGATGAAAAAATGCAAATAGAAAATTTTGCACGTGAACGAATTGGCCAACGATACAATACTTCACAGGCTTTTATGGCGGGATTGAGACAACGAGGAATTATAAAAAACGGGCCTGAGGAAAAAGGGATGTTTTGCTCTCGTCTTGTTGCTGAAGCTTTTGAATCTGTCGGGATAAAACTTGTAAAGGATTCTCAATATTGTACGCCGGCAGATCTTTTGCATTCTCCAATGCTGGAAGAAATTCACGATATTTCGCGTATTGTTCCTAATGAAGGATTTATATCTGTAAAAAAACATGGCCGTGATTTTGACCAAGAAATGCGAGATAAAACCAATAAATTATTAGAAAGCGTTCGAAAAATTGACCCCAAAATTGAAACATTAAATGACATTGATTGGTTTTTAATCAATAATCCTGAACAGGATAATGCGATTTTGACAGCTTTTGAGGAATCAGGTTATTTAACGCATGAAGATGAGATCTTTGAGGCGACACAATATCTTTATGACCCAACTCTATATATGGCTTATTTTCAAGGAAATTCAAAACATCACTGTTTGACGGTTTCTCTCGTTGAAGATACATCGCGTTTTGATGTGTGTTTGGGAGGTTATATTGAATATGTAAAACAATATGGGTTGAAAACTTTTGAAGCTTTAAGAAAATTATATGAAAAATTAGTTGATCATGCTCAAAGAAGGAAACTGTGCGCGCTCACGGTGTTAAATACTCTGACATCTAGTAATTTTAAATTATTTGATGTTGAAGATGTTGATGAAGATGAAAATGAAATCTCTTTATCAGATTGTTTTAATGGAGTTGTTGTTACTGTGGACATTGATCGTCAACAATATCAGGACCTGGTAAATGATGGTATAAGAGAAGGTTCTTGTGTTTGCGCGGAAGTGACGCAAACCTCTTCATGTGGATATGGTCTTGTCAAAATTATCAAAATAAAGTAA
- a CDS encoding hypothetical protein (McrC protein together with McrB forms the McrBC restriction system; recognizes N4- and C5-methylcytosine (and 5-hydroxy-methylcytosines); appears to act against 5-methylcytosine preceded by a purine residue; MrcC modulates the specificty of McrB and has DNA cleavage activity): MLAYAFHSLREGAFRRLACEDFSNIDNLLAEIIIIGTASLVKRGLLRDYETLTEQLSSPRGKINITATIKSSCWLNKKLDCSYDEYTENSEFNRIIKTTCSLLLHNKEVNSDRKKKIHKLMVYFSNASLIDLHLVDWNKRFNRNTQIYRMLIYVCHWLYLRKLQTQEVGNKYAKDYSDEKELPKLYEKFIYEFFKQEYPAAFSVSASHIEWQLDSGEDTGLLPKMITDVTLEKDSKVLIIDAKYYSKETYNRYGKDKLKSGNLYQIFAYVKNKAWEMRDSDTVVSGMLLYAKTDSEITLDKNYSMSGNQISVKNLDLNVPFEELRKPLDEIAKKIIQN, translated from the coding sequence ATGCTAGCTTATGCCTTCCACTCGTTGAGAGAGGGGGCTTTTCGTCGCTTGGCATGTGAGGATTTCTCAAACATAGACAATCTGTTGGCGGAAATAATTATTATCGGCACGGCATCCCTTGTCAAAAGAGGCCTGCTTAGGGATTATGAAACTTTGACGGAACAACTGTCCTCTCCGCGTGGTAAAATAAATATAACTGCAACAATAAAATCCTCTTGCTGGCTCAATAAGAAACTTGATTGTAGCTATGATGAGTATACTGAAAATTCTGAATTCAACCGTATAATCAAAACAACATGCTCTTTACTATTGCACAATAAAGAGGTGAATTCGGACAGGAAGAAAAAAATTCATAAGTTAATGGTCTATTTTTCTAATGCCTCTTTAATTGATTTGCATTTAGTTGATTGGAATAAACGTTTTAATAGAAACACTCAAATTTATCGAATGCTTATATATGTTTGTCATTGGTTGTATTTGAGAAAATTGCAGACGCAAGAAGTTGGGAATAAATATGCAAAGGATTATAGTGACGAGAAAGAGCTGCCTAAACTATATGAAAAGTTTATCTACGAGTTCTTTAAACAGGAATATCCAGCAGCATTTTCCGTTAGTGCATCTCATATTGAATGGCAACTAGATTCAGGAGAAGATACTGGTCTATTGCCCAAAATGATTACAGATGTAACCCTTGAAAAAGATTCTAAAGTTCTAATTATAGATGCGAAATATTATAGCAAAGAAACTTATAACCGATACGGCAAAGATAAGCTCAAGTCTGGCAATCTTTATCAAATTTTCGCCTATGTAAAGAACAAGGCGTGGGAAATGCGAGATTCGGACACGGTTGTTTCCGGCATGCTTCTATATGCAAAAACTGATTCGGAGATCACTCTTGACAAGAATTATAGCATGAGCGGGAACCAGATAAGTGTTAAGAATCTAGATCTCAATGTCCCTTTTGAAGAACTCCGCAAGCCGTTGGACGAAATTGCAAAAAAAATTATACAAAATTGA
- a CDS encoding AAA family ATPase: MVNLLVKSFKDSDSTEDSSKDETKEIAKVTYDKTSFLNEVFISEEDYDMLKDLLLQKKNIILQGAPGVGKTYMAKRLAYSIMGEVDEERVKLIQFHQSYSYEDFVMGYKPTKTGFEPHYGPFYRFCKEAIDDDADRPYFFIIDEINRGNISKIFGEMFMLVENDKRGPKNTVTLTYENDEFFIPSNVHIIGMMNTADRSLAMIDYALRRRFSFYDVQPAFGSAKFGNEIEKVHSEKLNNLVRKVMELNEAIANDDSLGEGYRIGHSYFCNIPENQVSQSLKSIVEFDLIPLLKEYWFDNKDEVKRWSEELRAAIK; this comes from the coding sequence TTGGTTAATCTTTTGGTAAAGAGTTTTAAGGATTCCGATTCTACGGAAGACTCTTCAAAGGACGAAACAAAGGAAATCGCCAAGGTGACTTATGACAAGACTTCCTTTTTGAATGAGGTTTTCATATCAGAAGAAGATTATGATATGCTGAAGGATCTCCTCCTTCAAAAAAAGAATATCATATTGCAGGGAGCTCCTGGAGTTGGAAAAACATATATGGCAAAGCGCCTGGCCTATTCAATTATGGGTGAGGTGGATGAGGAACGTGTTAAATTAATTCAATTCCATCAGAGTTATAGCTATGAAGATTTTGTGATGGGTTATAAACCTACAAAAACTGGGTTTGAACCGCATTATGGACCTTTTTACAGGTTCTGCAAAGAAGCTATAGATGACGATGCCGACCGGCCATATTTCTTTATTATTGATGAAATAAATAGAGGAAATATCAGTAAGATTTTTGGTGAAATGTTCATGCTTGTTGAGAATGACAAGCGTGGCCCCAAGAATACTGTTACACTTACTTATGAAAATGACGAATTTTTCATTCCGTCTAATGTGCATATTATTGGGATGATGAATACGGCCGACAGAAGTTTGGCTATGATTGATTACGCTTTGCGCAGAAGGTTCTCTTTTTATGATGTTCAGCCCGCTTTTGGTTCCGCTAAATTCGGGAACGAAATTGAGAAGGTTCATAGCGAAAAACTGAATAATCTTGTACGTAAAGTTATGGAGCTGAATGAAGCCATTGCTAATGATGATTCCCTTGGGGAAGGATATCGGATTGGTCATAGCTATTTTTGCAACATTCCCGAGAATCAGGTTTCGCAAAGCTTGAAATCGATTGTTGAGTTTGATTTGATTCCTTTGCTTAAGGAATACTGGTTTGATAATAAGGATGAAGTGAAAAGATGGAGTGAAGAGTTAAGAGCTGCTATTAAATGA